DNA sequence from the Helicobacter sp. MIT 05-5293 genome:
GGCTTCAATGAGTGGAACTAAAGCAATGACAGCGACTTCAGGACCGGGTATCTCGCTTAAGGCTGAACAAATCGGTTATGCGTTTATGGCAGAGATCCCCTTAGTCGTGGTTGATGTGATGCGTGGAGGACCTTCGACAGGGCTTCCTACTCGTGTTTCACAAGGCGATGTGAATCAAGTCAAAGCACCAAGCCACGGAGATTTTTGCTCAATTGCTCTCGCAGTGGGTAATTTAGAAGAGGCTTACACACAAACGGTTCGTGCATTTAATCTTGCCGAAAAATATATGACACCGGTTTTCTTACTTCTTGATGAGACCGTGGGGCATATGCATGGGAAGACCCTTATCCCCGATGTCAAGGATATTCAATCGACAATCGTTCAACGCGAAGAGTTTAAGGGTGATCCTAAAGATTATCAGCCTTACAGCGTTCCTCAAGATAAACCCGCTGTTTTGAATCCTTTCTTTAAGGGATACAAATATCATATCACAGGATTGCATCATGGTCCTACAGGATTCCCTACAGAAGACGAAAAACTTTCACAGAATCTCATTGACAGATTGTTTAATAAAATAGAATCTCATGTTGATGACATTGTCCAATATGAAGAATATCAGCTTGATGATGCAGAGATTCTTATCATTGCCTATGGTTCAGTATCTCTTTCCGTCAAAGAAGCAATTATAGATTTACGCAAAGAAGGTGTCAAAGTAGGGCTTTTCCGTCCTATCACTCTTTGGCCAAGTCCTGCAAAACAAATCCAAGCGTTAGGCAAAAAATTTGATAAAGTTTTAATGATCGAGCTTAATAAAGGACAATATTTGCAAGAAGTAGAGCGTGTGATGCAAAAGAATGTCCGATTCCTCGGCAAAGCAAATGGTCGAAGTATCTCACCTTCAGAAATCATCAAAACAATTAAGGAGATGTAAGATGGCATTTAATTATGAAGAATATCTACGAATAGATAAAATGCCCACACTATGGTGTTGGGGTTGTGGTGATGGTGTGATACTAAAAAGTGTGATTCGCGCCATTGATTCATTAGGTTGGAATATGAATGATGTGTGTATCGTGAGTGGGATTGGTTGTAGCGGGAGATTCTCATCTTATGTGAATTGTAATACTGTGCATACGACACATGGGCGCACAATGGCATACGCGACAGGGATTAAACTCGCCAATCCCGATAAAAAAGTCATTGTGATTTCAGGTGATGGCGATTCTATGGCAATCGGTGGGAATCATACGATTCACGCTTGTCGGCGTAATATTGACCTTAATCTTGTTTTGATTAATAACTTTATCTATGGTTTGACAAATTCTCAAACTTCACCCACTACGCCTAAGGATTTTTGGACGGTTACTGCTCAATATGGTAATATCGATCCTAATTTTGATCCCTGTGAAATTGCTAATGCTGCGGGCGCGACTTTTATCGCTCGTGAAAGTGTGCTTTCTCCTAAAAAGCTTGAAAAAGTTCTAATGGACGGATTCTCGC
Encoded proteins:
- a CDS encoding 2-oxoglutarate ferredoxin oxidoreductase subunit beta; the protein is MAFNYEEYLRIDKMPTLWCWGCGDGVILKSVIRAIDSLGWNMNDVCIVSGIGCSGRFSSYVNCNTVHTTHGRTMAYATGIKLANPDKKVIVISGDGDSMAIGGNHTIHACRRNIDLNLVLINNFIYGLTNSQTSPTTPKDFWTVTAQYGNIDPNFDPCEIANAAGATFIARESVLSPKKLEKVLMDGFSHKGFSFFDIHSNCHINLGRKNKMGDATLMLKWIESRLVGKSKFDTLSDEEKIGKFPTGILKHQTDKIEYCEAYDGVIAKAQAKGGR
- a CDS encoding 2-oxoglutarate synthase subunit alpha; protein product: MRELITGGNELVALAAIEVGCRFFGGYPITPSSEIAHEMSVNLPKIGGKFIQMEDEISGIAVALGASMSGTKAMTATSGPGISLKAEQIGYAFMAEIPLVVVDVMRGGPSTGLPTRVSQGDVNQVKAPSHGDFCSIALAVGNLEEAYTQTVRAFNLAEKYMTPVFLLLDETVGHMHGKTLIPDVKDIQSTIVQREEFKGDPKDYQPYSVPQDKPAVLNPFFKGYKYHITGLHHGPTGFPTEDEKLSQNLIDRLFNKIESHVDDIVQYEEYQLDDAEILIIAYGSVSLSVKEAIIDLRKEGVKVGLFRPITLWPSPAKQIQALGKKFDKVLMIELNKGQYLQEVERVMQKNVRFLGKANGRSISPSEIIKTIKEM